The stretch of DNA CAGGCCTAAAGGCTATTGATGCAATGGTTCCCGTCGGCCGTGGTCAGCGCGAGTTGATTATTGGCGATCGTCAAACAGGTAAAACAGCGGTTGCGGTAGATGCGATCATTAACCAAAAAGGTAAAGGCGTATATTGCGTTTATGTTGCGATTGGTCAAAAAGCATCCACTATTGCAAACGTAGTTCGCAAACTAACTGAGTTGGGCGCGATGGAATACACCGTTGTTGTTGCGGCAAGCGCCTCTGAATCGGCGGCCATGCAATATCTTTCAGCTTATGCTGGCTGCACCATGGGTGAGTACTTCCGTGATCGCGGTGAAGATGCGTTGATTGTTTATGACGACCTTACAAAACAAGCTGTTGCCTATCGCCAAATTTCTTTGCTATTACGTCGTCCACCAGGTCGCGAAGCCTACCCTGGCGATGTGTTTTATCTCCACTCACGTTTGCTTGAGCGCGCTGCTCGTGTAAGCGCAGATTATGTAGAGAAGTTTACTAACGGCACAGTTAAAGGTAAAACAGGCTCATTGACTGCATTGCCTATTATTGAAACGCAAGCAGGTGACGTATCTGCATTCGTTCCAACCAATGTGATCTCCATTACCGATGGCCAGATCTTCCTAGAAACTGACTTGTTTAATGCTGGCGTACGTCCTGCTATTAATGCGGGTATTTCAGTTTCTCGTGTTGGTGGAGCAGCTCAAACCAAGGTTATCAAGAAATTGTCTGGCGGTATTCGTACTGACTTGGCGCAGTATCGTGAATTAGCTGCCTTTGCGCAGTTCGCTTCTGATCTTGATGAAGCAACACGCAAACAGTTAGAGCGCGGTCGTCGCGTTACTGAATTGTGTAAGCAAGCTCAATACAAGCCTTTGCAAGTTTGGGAAATGGCTGCCTCACTTTACGCAGTCAATAATGGTTTCTTTGATGACCTCGAAGTAAAGCATGTGCTGGCATTTGAAAAAGGCCTTCAAGATCATTTGAAATCAAAATACGCAGATTTAGTTGCGCGTATTGAAGAGACTAAGGATCTGAACAAAGATGACGAAGCTGCTTTACGTGCTGCGATCGAGGATTACAAGCGCTCAGCCTCTTTCTAAGAGGATCCGCATAAATCATGGCAAGCACAAAAGAAATACGATCCAAGATCAAGAGCGTACAAAATACGCGCAAGATCACGAAAGCAATGGAAATGGTCGCCGCATCTAAGATGCGTCGCGCCCAGGAGCGCATGCGTAATGCGCGCCCATATGCTGAAAAAATTCGTGAGATTGTCGCTAACCTCTCTAAAGCTAATCCAGAGTTTCGTCCTGCTTATATGGCGACTCGTGAGATTAAAAAAGTTGGCACGATTCTAGTTACAACAGACAAGGGCTTGTGCGGCGGTTTAAATACCAACGTACTGCGTTTGATTGCAAATCAAGTACGCGATTTTCAAGAGCAGAAGATTGAAATTTCCTATACAGCGATTGGCTCTAAAGGGCTGCAATTTTTGAATCGTTCTAAAGCAAAACTGCTATCCCAAATTATTCAGATTGGCGACACGCCACATATGGATGTATTGATTGGGGCAATTATTGCGCAATTAGAGGCATTCGAGCGTGGCGAAATTGATGCTGTGTATTTGGCGTATACCCGTTTTGTTAATGCAATGAAACAAGAGCCGGTATTGGAAAAATTGTTGCCTTTGGAGCCAGCGGCTTTAACGCCGGAGGAAAAGGCAGGCAACTCTTGGGACTATATCTACGAGCCAGATGCCGAATCTATTTTGAATGGCTTGTTAAAGCGTTATGTGGAAGCAATGATTTATCAAGCAGTTACCGAAAATATGGCTTCTGAACAATCTGCAAGGATGGTTTCGATGAAGGCCGCTTCGGATAATGCGAAGAATGTGATTGGTGAGTTGCAGTTGGAATACAACAAAACACGACAAGCGGCTATTACTAAAGAGCTGTCAGAGATTGTTGGTGGAGCGGCCGCTGTTTAAGCGGTCAGCGTTTAGGAATACGAAAAGAATTTACAGAATTAAAAGCGGAGAAATGCGATGAGCAACGGAAATATTGTGCAATGTATTGGTCCAGTGGTGGATATTCAATTCCCACGTGACAAAATGCCAAACATTTATGATGCATTGACATTAGTTGAAAGTGGTGAGAAATCATTTGCTGAAAAAGGCTTAACCTTTGAAGTTCAGCAGCAGATCGGCGATGGCGTAGTGCGCGCTATTGCCATGGGTGCAAGCGATGGATTGCGTCGCGGTATGGAAGTTAAATCTACCGGCGGCCCAATTTCTGTTCCTGTTGGGCCGGCTACATTAGGTCGCATTATGGACGTTCTTGGCCGCCCAATTGATGATGCGGGGCCAATTGCTACCGATGTACGACGCTCCATTCATCAACCAGCGCCAAAGTTCGATGAACTGTCGCCATCGGTTGATTTGCTCGAAACAGGTATTAAGGTTATCGACCTGGTTTGCCCATTTGCCAAGGGTGGTAAGGTTGGCTTGTTCGGTGGTGCCGGTGTAGGAAAAACCGTCAATATGATGGAATTAATTAATAACATCGCCAAACAGCATTCTGGTTTATCTGTGTTTGCAGGCGTGGGCGAGCGTACCCGCGAAGGAAATGACTTTTATCATGAGATGAAAGAGTCGAACGTTATTGATAAAGTAGCGATGGTTTTTGGTCAGATGAATGAGCCACCTGGCAACCGTTTACGTGTTGCGTTAACAGGCTTGACAATGGCTGAAGCATTCCGTGATGAAGGTCGCGATATTTTGTTCTTCGTTGATAACATTTACCGCTTTACTCTTGCTGGTACTGAAGTATCCGCGCTGCTAGGCCGTATGCCTTCCGCCGTTGGTTATCAGCCAACTTTGGCAGAAGAAATGGGTAAATTGCAAGAGCGCATTACTTCTACTAAGACCGGCTCTGTTACATCTATTCAGGCTGTGTATGTTCCTGCGGATGACTTGACTGACCCATCACCAGCAACAACCTTCTTGCATTTAGATTCCACGGTAGTACTTTCACGTGATATCGCTGCTCTGGGAATCTATCCAGCAGTTGATCCATTGGACTCAACGAGTCGCCAGCTTGATCCACAAGTAGTTGGCCAGGAACACTATGATGTTGCTCGTGAAGTGCAGATGACATTACAGCGCTACAAAGAGTTGCGCGACATTATTGCAATTTTAGGTATGGATGAGTTGTCCCCTGAGGATAAGTTGGCCGTGTCACGCGCTCGTAAGATTCAGCGCTTCTTGTCACAGCCTTTCCACGTTGCTGAGGTGTTTACAGGTTCACCAGGTAAATACGTATCATTAAAAGAGACTATTCGTGGTTTCAAAATGATTTGTAGTGGTGAATTGGATCACTTGCCAGAGCAAGCGTTCTACATGGTGGGTTCAATTGATGAAGCCATTGAGAAAGCTAAGAAGCTTTAATCGAACTCATCTAGGGAAATCATGTCTACCATACGCGTTGATGTTGTGAGTGCAGAGCAATCTATTTTCAGTGGTGAAGCTAAATTTGTAGCGCTTCCCGGTGAAAATGGCGAGCTCGGCATCTTACGTGGCCACACCCCTTTAATTACTCGTATTCGCCCTGGTTCAGTACGCATTGAAAAAGCAGATGGCGATGAGGAGTTTGTATTTGTTGCGGGTGGCTATTTAGAAGTGCAGCCTGATCACGTTACAGTTTTGGCTGACACCGCTATTCGTGGCCATGATCTAGACGAAGCAAAAGCGATTGAAGCGAAGAAGCGCGCCGAAGAAGCAATGCAGAATCGCGGAACAGACTTTGATTTGGCTTTAGCTCAGTCAGAGTTTGCAATGGCGGCAGCACAGTTGGCGGCGCTTGCGCGTTTTCGGCGTAAAAAATAAAAACCGGCCCCCTTTTGCTGTTAAATGACCGGTTTTTAAGGGCCTGCTTGGGCGAAGCGGTTGACCAAACCCCGCTTTGGCTCATGCGTCAAGCGGGCCGATATCTTCCAGAATATAACGCCACACGTGCAAGAGCCGGCAGCTTTCTTGGTCTTGCAAAAAATCCGGCCTATGCAACTGAAGTGACATTGCAACCGCTGGATCGCTACCCACTAGATGCAGCAATACTATTCTCCGATATTTTGACCATTCCCGATGCAATGGGTTTAGGTTTGAAATTTACGGCGGGTGAAGGCCCAAGTTTTGATAAGCCACTTCGCACAGAAGAAGCAGTAAAAAAATTACGAGCTGCCGATATGGATCAGCTCAAATATGTTTTTGATGCAGTTTCAGAGATTCGTAAAGCGCTCATACAGGATGGTAAGCAACGCGTTCCCTTAATAGGATTTTCAGGAAGTCCCTGGACCTTAGCTTGCTACATGATTGATGGATCGGGATCTGATGATTTTCGCCATGCAAAAACAATGATGTTCAGTCGTCCCGACTTACTAAATCATATATTAGAGATCAACATACAGTCAGTTGCCGCCTATTTATTGGAGCAGGTAAAGGCAGGCGCTCAAGCATTAATGATCTTTGATACTTGGGGAGGCCTTTTGCCAGATGGCTGGTACCAGCGCATGTCTCTGTCTTCAATGCAAAGAGTAATTGAGCTGTTACCGCGTGAATATGAAGGTAAAAAAATACCCGTCATTATGTTTACCAAAGGTGGCGGGATCTGGTTAAATGACATTGCACAAGCAGGCGCCGATGTCATTGCAATAGACTGGACCATGCCGTTAAGCCGAGCCCGCAAGCAATTACTAGAAATTAATAAGCCCTTAGCCTTGCAGGGCAATCTAGACCCACTAATTCTATTTTCTGACCCAAGTCAGATTGAAGCGGCAACTTCAGCCTTGCTGGTTGATTTAGCAAAGGCGCCCCCACTTAAGCCCGGATTGCATCCACTTGATGGACATATTTTTAATCTGGGACATGGCATTAATCAATTTACTCCGCCAGAAAGTGTAAGCGCGCTATCTGCTGCGGTAATCTCAAA from Polynucleobacter sp. TUM22923 encodes:
- the atpD gene encoding F0F1 ATP synthase subunit beta yields the protein MSNGNIVQCIGPVVDIQFPRDKMPNIYDALTLVESGEKSFAEKGLTFEVQQQIGDGVVRAIAMGASDGLRRGMEVKSTGGPISVPVGPATLGRIMDVLGRPIDDAGPIATDVRRSIHQPAPKFDELSPSVDLLETGIKVIDLVCPFAKGGKVGLFGGAGVGKTVNMMELINNIAKQHSGLSVFAGVGERTREGNDFYHEMKESNVIDKVAMVFGQMNEPPGNRLRVALTGLTMAEAFRDEGRDILFFVDNIYRFTLAGTEVSALLGRMPSAVGYQPTLAEEMGKLQERITSTKTGSVTSIQAVYVPADDLTDPSPATTFLHLDSTVVLSRDIAALGIYPAVDPLDSTSRQLDPQVVGQEHYDVAREVQMTLQRYKELRDIIAILGMDELSPEDKLAVSRARKIQRFLSQPFHVAEVFTGSPGKYVSLKETIRGFKMICSGELDHLPEQAFYMVGSIDEAIEKAKKL
- the hemE gene encoding uroporphyrinogen decarboxylase, whose amino-acid sequence is MLLNDRFLRACLGEAVDQTPLWLMRQAGRYLPEYNATRARAGSFLGLAKNPAYATEVTLQPLDRYPLDAAILFSDILTIPDAMGLGLKFTAGEGPSFDKPLRTEEAVKKLRAADMDQLKYVFDAVSEIRKALIQDGKQRVPLIGFSGSPWTLACYMIDGSGSDDFRHAKTMMFSRPDLLNHILEINIQSVAAYLLEQVKAGAQALMIFDTWGGLLPDGWYQRMSLSSMQRVIELLPREYEGKKIPVIMFTKGGGIWLNDIAQAGADVIAIDWTMPLSRARKQLLEINKPLALQGNLDPLILFSDPSQIEAATSALLVDLAKAPPLKPGLHPLDGHIFNLGHGINQFTPPESVSALSAAVISKSKALRAVE
- the atpA gene encoding F0F1 ATP synthase subunit alpha, yielding MQLNPSEISELIKSRISEMGIDSQVRNEGTVISVTDGICRVHGLSGVMQGEMLEFPNNTIGLALNLERDSVGAVVLGEYTHIKEGDPVKCTGRILEVPVGPELLGRVVNALGQPIDGKGPINTKLTDFIEKVAPGVIARQSVSQPLQTGLKAIDAMVPVGRGQRELIIGDRQTGKTAVAVDAIINQKGKGVYCVYVAIGQKASTIANVVRKLTELGAMEYTVVVAASASESAAMQYLSAYAGCTMGEYFRDRGEDALIVYDDLTKQAVAYRQISLLLRRPPGREAYPGDVFYLHSRLLERAARVSADYVEKFTNGTVKGKTGSLTALPIIETQAGDVSAFVPTNVISITDGQIFLETDLFNAGVRPAINAGISVSRVGGAAQTKVIKKLSGGIRTDLAQYRELAAFAQFASDLDEATRKQLERGRRVTELCKQAQYKPLQVWEMAASLYAVNNGFFDDLEVKHVLAFEKGLQDHLKSKYADLVARIEETKDLNKDDEAALRAAIEDYKRSASF
- a CDS encoding F0F1 ATP synthase subunit epsilon, translated to MSTIRVDVVSAEQSIFSGEAKFVALPGENGELGILRGHTPLITRIRPGSVRIEKADGDEEFVFVAGGYLEVQPDHVTVLADTAIRGHDLDEAKAIEAKKRAEEAMQNRGTDFDLALAQSEFAMAAAQLAALARFRRKK
- the atpG gene encoding F0F1 ATP synthase subunit gamma, whose amino-acid sequence is MASTKEIRSKIKSVQNTRKITKAMEMVAASKMRRAQERMRNARPYAEKIREIVANLSKANPEFRPAYMATREIKKVGTILVTTDKGLCGGLNTNVLRLIANQVRDFQEQKIEISYTAIGSKGLQFLNRSKAKLLSQIIQIGDTPHMDVLIGAIIAQLEAFERGEIDAVYLAYTRFVNAMKQEPVLEKLLPLEPAALTPEEKAGNSWDYIYEPDAESILNGLLKRYVEAMIYQAVTENMASEQSARMVSMKAASDNAKNVIGELQLEYNKTRQAAITKELSEIVGGAAAV